A region of Streptomyces halobius DNA encodes the following proteins:
- a CDS encoding class I SAM-dependent methyltransferase — protein MTALTADQSAEQLPRPARLSDVKGWFLTADQLLFDWFLAHQEQRSESGDLLELGAYMGKSAIFLGARLRADERFTVCDLFDSPAEDASNSKEMKRSYSTLTRRAFEANYLAFHGELPTIVQGLSSIVRNHVEDGTVRFAHIDASHLYEHVHGDILAVRELLTETGVVVMDDYRAEHCPGVAAATWQAVADEGLRPICITGTKFYGTWGDPEPLQKALLEWLRPRKDIWHEVQYVHDAPLIRLSAKGAKEPAHPVSRYRDQAAPKRPAAQAPTAPPARPGPRTEPHPRRGALRTVALNVLPPIITKAIVAARKKSRTSGRR, from the coding sequence ATGACTGCCCTCACCGCAGACCAGAGTGCCGAACAACTCCCGCGCCCCGCCCGGCTGTCCGACGTCAAAGGCTGGTTCCTCACCGCTGACCAGCTGCTCTTCGACTGGTTTCTGGCCCACCAGGAGCAGCGGTCGGAGTCGGGTGACCTGCTCGAACTGGGCGCGTACATGGGCAAGAGCGCGATCTTTCTCGGGGCGCGGCTGCGTGCCGACGAGCGCTTCACGGTCTGCGATCTCTTCGACTCCCCCGCCGAGGACGCCTCCAACTCCAAGGAGATGAAGCGGTCCTACTCGACACTGACCCGCCGCGCTTTCGAGGCCAACTACCTTGCTTTCCATGGGGAGTTGCCCACCATCGTGCAGGGTCTCAGCTCGATCGTCCGCAATCATGTCGAGGACGGCACGGTGCGTTTCGCCCATATCGATGCCTCACATCTGTACGAGCATGTCCACGGCGACATCCTGGCGGTGCGTGAGCTGCTCACCGAGACCGGCGTCGTCGTCATGGACGACTACCGCGCCGAGCACTGTCCGGGCGTGGCCGCCGCGACCTGGCAGGCGGTGGCCGACGAGGGACTGCGTCCCATCTGCATCACCGGCACCAAGTTCTACGGGACCTGGGGCGACCCGGAGCCCCTGCAGAAGGCGCTGCTGGAGTGGCTGAGGCCCCGGAAGGACATCTGGCACGAGGTCCAGTACGTCCATGACGCCCCGCTGATCCGGCTGAGCGCCAAGGGTGCCAAGGAGCCCGCGCATCCGGTTTCCCGCTACCGGGACCAGGCCGCCCCGAAGCGTCCGGCGGCCCAGGCGCCGACGGCGCCTCCGGCGCGCCCGGGGCCTCGCACAGAGCCCCACCCGCGCCGCGGTGCGCTGCGCACCGTCGCGCTGAACGTCCTGCCGCCGATCATCACCAAGGCGATCGTGGCCGCCCGTAAGAAGTCCCGCACGTCGGGGCGGCGCTGA
- a CDS encoding class I SAM-dependent methyltransferase, with protein sequence MPQSVKSAALAPHASSARLPDPARLPDREQADIAWQPLPAPPKPSYRRHLRHFGPRRGPARLLEIGCGTGGSLAGCAPGSVGVDHDPRSVALCRERGLTAYTADDFLASPHARPGTFDALLTAHVLQHLGDEQVESLLRAYLRYVRPGGGVVLITPQEAGHRADQAPDALLTPTAPGQALDALGTHTSDVRGQGPDALGAHTSDMHEQAPVRFTDFTLLRAFAETAGLAVRRIYSHPLPRPAGKLLRRNVFVLVGQVPR encoded by the coding sequence TTGCCGCAGTCGGTGAAATCCGCCGCCCTCGCGCCCCACGCCTCCTCCGCGCGGCTCCCGGACCCCGCGCGGCTCCCGGACCGGGAGCAAGCCGACATTGCCTGGCAGCCCCTGCCCGCCCCGCCCAAGCCGTCCTACCGCCGTCATCTACGACACTTCGGCCCACGGCGCGGACCCGCCCGTCTGCTGGAGATCGGCTGCGGCACCGGCGGCTCGCTCGCCGGGTGCGCACCCGGCAGCGTCGGTGTGGACCACGACCCGCGGTCGGTGGCGCTGTGCCGGGAACGTGGGCTGACCGCTTACACGGCCGACGACTTCCTCGCGAGCCCGCACGCCCGGCCCGGCACCTTCGACGCGCTGCTCACCGCGCATGTCCTCCAGCACCTGGGAGACGAGCAGGTCGAGAGCCTGCTACGGGCCTATCTCCGCTACGTTCGGCCGGGCGGCGGCGTCGTACTGATCACCCCGCAGGAGGCCGGGCACCGCGCCGACCAGGCGCCTGATGCGCTGCTGACCCCCACGGCGCCCGGACAGGCGCTCGATGCGCTCGGCACGCATACTTCGGACGTGCGCGGACAGGGGCCCGATGCGCTAGGCGCGCATACTTCGGACATGCACGAACAGGCGCCCGTCCGCTTTACCGACTTCACGCTGCTGCGCGCCTTCGCGGAGACCGCGGGCCTGGCCGTACGGCGTATCTACTCCCACCCACTGCCACGCCCGGCCGGAAAACTGCTGCGCCGTAATGTGTTTGTGCTGGTGGGGCAGGTGCCCCGCTAG
- a CDS encoding carbohydrate ABC transporter permease — protein MGARPWVAAAFLLPALVLLGALVGYPIVFSVYRSLFDVSGNGFVGLGNYGEMFSDDAIRTALKNNVIWVVVAPTVSTALGLIFAVLTERIRWGTAFKLVVFMPMAISMLAAGIIFRLVYDQDPERGVANAVWVSVHDTFAEPAPFPGAGPRPNADLKPSGGGAFTTKSAVRAAPSIPPATPSAPPAAPDSPASVVAPTDPAFPASPATPTDPASPVTPASPADLPLVAVQPDDVRDARSAAVAQPRPGSITGTVWLDFTRGGGGRPNVIDANEKALAGVKVEAVKDGRVVASATTAEDGTYTLPADKADGARLRLPAANFAALYNGVDWLGPALVTPAIIGSYVWMWTGFAMVLIAAGLAGVPRELLEAARVDGAGEWQVFRRITVPLLAPVLVVVLVTLMINVLKIFDLVYIIARGSSIRSANVLALQLFQSSFGTDVDEGLGSAIAVFLLLLVLPVMYVNLRRIRKERRR, from the coding sequence ATGGGTGCGCGCCCTTGGGTCGCGGCGGCCTTCCTGCTGCCCGCCCTGGTGCTGCTCGGCGCGCTGGTCGGCTATCCCATCGTGTTCTCCGTCTACCGCAGCCTTTTCGACGTGTCCGGCAACGGCTTCGTGGGGCTCGGCAACTACGGCGAGATGTTCTCGGACGACGCCATCCGTACCGCTCTGAAGAACAACGTCATCTGGGTTGTGGTCGCACCGACCGTGTCAACAGCCCTGGGGCTGATCTTCGCCGTGCTGACCGAGCGGATCCGCTGGGGCACCGCCTTCAAGCTGGTCGTCTTCATGCCGATGGCGATCTCCATGCTGGCGGCCGGGATCATCTTCCGGCTGGTCTACGACCAGGATCCGGAGCGCGGTGTCGCCAACGCGGTGTGGGTGAGTGTGCACGACACCTTCGCCGAACCGGCGCCGTTCCCGGGCGCCGGACCGCGGCCCAACGCGGATCTCAAACCGTCCGGCGGCGGCGCGTTCACCACGAAGTCGGCCGTACGGGCCGCCCCCTCAATACCCCCGGCCACACCCTCAGCGCCCCCGGCGGCTCCCGATTCCCCGGCCTCTGTCGTCGCTCCCACCGATCCCGCTTTTCCTGCCTCTCCCGCTACTCCCACCGATCCCGCCTCGCCGGTCACTCCCGCCTCCCCCGCGGACCTGCCCCTGGTCGCCGTCCAGCCGGACGACGTACGCGACGCGCGGTCGGCGGCCGTCGCCCAGCCGCGGCCGGGCAGCATCACCGGCACCGTCTGGCTGGATTTCACCCGTGGTGGCGGCGGCCGCCCCAATGTCATAGACGCCAACGAGAAGGCCCTTGCGGGTGTGAAGGTCGAGGCGGTCAAGGACGGCCGGGTGGTCGCCTCGGCGACGACGGCGGAAGACGGCACCTACACGCTGCCCGCCGACAAGGCCGACGGCGCCCGGCTCAGGCTCCCCGCCGCGAACTTCGCCGCGCTCTACAACGGCGTCGACTGGCTCGGCCCGGCCCTGGTCACCCCCGCCATCATCGGCAGTTACGTCTGGATGTGGACCGGCTTCGCGATGGTGCTGATCGCGGCCGGTCTGGCGGGCGTACCGCGTGAGCTGCTGGAGGCCGCGCGGGTGGACGGCGCGGGCGAGTGGCAGGTCTTCCGGCGGATCACGGTGCCGCTGCTGGCGCCGGTCCTGGTGGTCGTGTTGGTCACGCTCATGATCAATGTGCTGAAGATCTTCGATCTGGTCTACATCATCGCGCGCGGCTCCAGCATCAGGTCCGCCAATGTGCTGGCTCTCCAGCTCTTCCAGTCGTCGTTCGGTACGGATGTCGACGAGGGCCTGGGCAGCGCTATCGCCGTGTTCCTGCTGCTGCTCGTGCTGCCGGTGATGTACGTCAATCTCCGGCGCATACGGAAGGAGCGTCGCCGATGA
- a CDS encoding carbohydrate ABC transporter permease, with protein sequence MTTVDGAVPAERFAGAGRVPAKRPLVSRIAARTGGGVMRVFLVLVALFWLMPSVGLLLSSLRSPRQIGESGWWRIFSAPAQVTWDNYSQLLANDKVMGSLLTTAAITVPSTVLVVVIGSLAGYAFAWLEFPGRDVWFMVVVGLLVVPVQVALIPVAKLFGAVGLFETTAGVVLFHTAFGLPFAVFLLRNFFAEIPRELLEAARLDGAGELRLFTRVVLPLGGPALASLGIFQFLWVWNDMLIALIFADSGNPPITVALQQEVRQFGSNIDVLAPGAFVSMVVPLIVFFAFQRQFVSGVMAGAVK encoded by the coding sequence ATGACAACCGTGGACGGTGCCGTCCCGGCAGAGCGCTTCGCCGGTGCCGGCCGCGTTCCGGCCAAGCGGCCGCTGGTCAGCCGCATCGCGGCGCGGACCGGCGGCGGGGTGATGCGGGTCTTCCTCGTCCTCGTCGCGCTGTTCTGGCTGATGCCCAGCGTCGGGCTGCTGCTGTCCTCGCTCCGCAGCCCCCGGCAGATCGGCGAGTCCGGCTGGTGGCGGATCTTCAGCGCGCCGGCCCAGGTCACATGGGACAACTACAGCCAACTCCTCGCCAACGACAAGGTGATGGGCTCGCTGCTGACCACCGCGGCGATCACCGTCCCGTCAACGGTGCTGGTCGTCGTCATCGGATCGCTGGCCGGCTACGCCTTCGCCTGGCTGGAGTTCCCCGGCCGCGACGTCTGGTTCATGGTCGTCGTCGGGTTGCTGGTGGTGCCCGTTCAGGTGGCGCTGATTCCGGTGGCCAAGCTGTTCGGTGCGGTCGGGCTCTTCGAGACGACGGCCGGGGTGGTCCTCTTCCATACGGCTTTCGGGCTGCCGTTCGCGGTGTTCCTGTTGCGGAACTTCTTCGCGGAGATCCCGCGCGAGCTGCTTGAGGCGGCCCGGCTGGACGGGGCGGGCGAGCTGCGGCTGTTCACGCGGGTGGTGCTGCCGCTGGGCGGGCCGGCCCTCGCCTCGCTGGGCATCTTCCAGTTTCTGTGGGTGTGGAACGACATGCTGATCGCGCTGATCTTCGCGGACAGCGGCAATCCGCCGATCACCGTCGCCCTCCAGCAGGAGGTGCGGCAGTTCGGCAGCAACATCGATGTGCTGGCGCCCGGCGCGTTTGTGTCGATGGTGGTGCCGCTGATCGTCTTCTTCGCCTTCCAGCGGCAGTTCGTGTCGGGTGTGATGGCGGGCGCGGTGAAGTGA
- a CDS encoding ABC transporter substrate-binding protein, with product MRTRHHRAAARATSCLAATVALSLALAACGSGAKGGDGDDRRKGGSTAPTVRLPQLNGQKLQVTAVWTGAERENFVKVLDEFEQRTGAKVDFVPSGDDMAGFVGSKIAGGGQPDIAMLQQVGVLGEFAQKGWLKPLAATAKAQLAKNYTKGWQDLGAHKGTQYGVYFKASNKSLVWYNAKAFDDAGAQEPKTWQDFLKTAQIISESGVEPVSVGGSDGWTLTDWFENVYLSQAGPEKYDQLAQHRIKWTDPTVKEALTTLGQLFGRKDLLAGGNSGALQTDFPTSVTRTFSGETPEAAMVSSADYAAANISRTKAKVGTDAKVFPFPAVGAKSPVVTGGDVAVALKDGKAAQALLTFLASTDAAKIWAQAGGFISPNKELDQAAYADDVMRKIAKALIAAGDDFRFDMSDQAPAGFGGKPGQGEWKDLQDFLKNPKDIEGTQARLERDAAKSFTSSGE from the coding sequence ATGCGCACACGACACCACCGCGCGGCTGCACGCGCCACATCCTGCCTGGCGGCGACCGTCGCCCTCTCCCTCGCGCTGGCCGCCTGCGGCAGCGGCGCCAAGGGCGGCGACGGCGACGACCGCCGCAAGGGCGGCAGCACCGCCCCCACCGTCCGACTCCCCCAGCTCAACGGCCAGAAGCTCCAGGTCACCGCCGTCTGGACGGGCGCCGAGCGGGAGAACTTCGTCAAGGTGCTGGACGAGTTCGAGCAGCGCACGGGCGCCAAGGTCGATTTCGTACCCAGCGGCGATGACATGGCCGGATTTGTAGGGTCCAAGATCGCCGGTGGCGGCCAGCCGGACATCGCGATGCTGCAACAGGTCGGCGTACTGGGCGAGTTCGCGCAGAAGGGTTGGCTCAAGCCGCTCGCGGCGACCGCGAAGGCACAGCTTGCCAAGAACTACACCAAGGGCTGGCAGGACCTCGGCGCGCACAAGGGCACGCAGTACGGCGTCTACTTCAAGGCCAGCAACAAGTCGCTGGTCTGGTACAACGCCAAGGCCTTCGACGACGCCGGTGCGCAGGAGCCGAAGACCTGGCAGGACTTCCTCAAGACGGCACAGATCATCTCCGAGTCGGGCGTCGAGCCGGTGTCGGTCGGCGGCTCGGACGGCTGGACGCTGACCGACTGGTTCGAGAACGTCTATCTCTCCCAGGCGGGCCCGGAGAAGTACGACCAGCTGGCGCAGCACAGGATCAAGTGGACCGATCCGACCGTCAAGGAGGCGCTGACCACCCTGGGCCAGCTCTTCGGCCGTAAGGATCTGCTCGCGGGCGGCAATTCCGGCGCGCTCCAGACGGATTTCCCGACGTCCGTCACCCGGACGTTCAGCGGCGAGACCCCCGAGGCCGCGATGGTCTCGTCCGCTGACTACGCCGCTGCCAACATCTCCCGGACCAAGGCCAAGGTCGGTACGGACGCCAAGGTCTTCCCGTTCCCCGCGGTGGGGGCCAAGTCGCCCGTGGTGACCGGGGGTGATGTGGCCGTGGCGCTCAAGGACGGCAAGGCCGCGCAGGCGCTGCTGACGTTTCTGGCGTCGACGGACGCCGCCAAGATCTGGGCGCAGGCCGGCGGATTCATCTCGCCCAACAAAGAGCTGGACCAGGCCGCGTACGCCGATGATGTGATGCGGAAGATCGCCAAGGCGCTGATCGCGGCGGGCGACGACTTCCGCTTCGACATGTCCGATCAGGCGCCCGCCGGGTTCGGCGGCAAGCCGGGCCAGGGTGAGTGGAAGGACCTGCAGGACTTCCTGAAGAACCCCAAGGACATCGAGGGCACCCAGGCGCGGCTGGAGCGGGACGCCGCCAAGTCGTTCACGTCGTCCGGGGAGTGA